The following are encoded in a window of Carettochelys insculpta isolate YL-2023 chromosome 30, ASM3395843v1, whole genome shotgun sequence genomic DNA:
- the LOC142003949 gene encoding leucine-rich glioma-inactivated protein 1-like isoform X2, with protein sequence MGWGAPWAAVGKGGSWGVCAPLLLLLLLAAGGSEQRRAPRRKCPFSCSCTQDNALCDRTEGVPRGLPPDITSLSLVRSGFPELREGSFLQTPSLQLLFIENNKVGSISKNALRGLKGLVHLSLAHNHLETLPRHLFRGLDALTHVDLRGNPFHCDCRVKWLVEWLAGTNSSMELGTCQGPAEHNGTRLSQLHPQDFDCITTALVLFQSLPFRALSVEPFWYRGEQHVAIAQPFAGRCSLLEWDHLDGAFRTYAAINGSSPVACKPLVVEGRLLVVLAQLAGGSHVWRREEASGQFVRLQELGPQRIRKPNALATFRVDGDWFLAVADSSKAGATTLFRWGGRGFYAHQALHPWHRDTHVEFLELAGRPSLILASSSQRPVVYQWSRADRAFLRHTDIPDMDDVYAVKHFRLRSEVCICLTRFIGDSKVMRWEGSMFRDVQHVPSRGSMVFQPLAIGNHRYAVLGNDYAYSQVYRYDTRAGLFLPLQELNTQAPRAFAHLAVRQRDFVFAASFKGDTQIYRHVTIDLSA encoded by the exons ATGGGCTGGGGTGCACCATGGGCTGCTGTGGGCaaaggggggagctggggggtctgtgcccccctgctgctgctgctgcttctggcagctGGGGGGAGTGAGCAGCGCCGGGCCCCCAGGCGGAAATGTCCcttcagctgcagctgcacacagGACAACGCGCTGTGCGACAGGACAGAGGGGGTCCCCCGAGGACTGCCCCCCGACATCACCTCTCT GTCCCTGGTGCGATCGGGATTTCCTGAGCTGCGAGAGGGAAGTTTCCTGCAGACACCATCGCTACAGCTGCT GTTCATCGAGAACAACAAGGTCGGCTCCATTTCCAAGAACGCACTGCGGGGCCTCAAGGGGCTCGTGCATCT GAGCCTAGCACACAACCACCTGGAGACGCTGCCACGCCACCTCTTCCGGGGCCTGGACGCCCTCACCCATGT GGACCTGCGGGGGAACCCTTTCCACTGCGACTGCCGGGTCAAGTGGCTTGTGGAGTGGCTGGCTGGCACCAACTCCAGCATGGAGCTGGGCACGTGCCAGGGCCCCGCAGAGCACAACGGCACCCGGCTCAGCCAGCTGCACCCGCAGGACTTCGACTGCATCACCACCG CGCTGGTGCTGTTCCAGTCGCTGCCCTTCCGGGCGCTCTCGGTGGAGCCATTCTGGTACCGGGGGGAGCAGCACGTGGCCATCGCGCAGCCCTTCGCCGGCCGCTGCAGCTTGCTGGAGTGGGACCACCTGGACGGGGCCTTCCGGACCTACGCCGCCATCAACG GTTCGTCGCCCGTGGCCTGCAAGCCGCTGGTGGTGGAGGGgcggctgctggtggtgctggcCCAGCTGGCCGGGGGCTCCCACGTGTGGCGCCGGGAGGAGGCCTCGGGGCAGTTCGTgcggctgcaggagctgggccccCAGCGCATCCGCAAGCCCAACGCACTGGCCACCTTCCGGGTGGACGGCGACTGGTTCCTGGCCGTGGCTGACAGCTCCAAGGCGGGAGCCACCACGCTGTTCCGCTGGGGCGGGCGCGGCTTCTAcgcccaccaggccctgcacccctggCACCGGGACACCCACGTGGAGTTCCTGGAGCTGGCCGGGCGGCCCAGCCTTAttctggccagcagctcccagcgcccCGTGGTCTACCAGTGGAGCCGGGCCGACCGCGCCTTCCTGCGCCACACGGACATCCCCGACATGGACGACGTCTACGCTGTCAAGCACTTCCGCCTGCGCAGCGAGGTCTGCATCTGCCTCACCCGCTTCATTGGCGACTCCAAG GTGATGCGCTGGGAGGGCTCCATGTTCCGGGACGTCCAGCACGTGCCATCGCGCGGCTCCATGGTTTTCCAGCCTCTGGCCATCGGGAACCACCGCTACGCCGTGCTGGGGAATGACTACGCCTACAGCCAGGTGTATCGCTACGACACCCGCGCCggcctcttcctccccctccaggaGCTGAACACCCAGGCGCCCCGCGCTTTTGCTCACCTGGCCGTGCGCCAGCGGGACTTCGTCTTCGCCGCCAGCTTCAAGGGCGACACACAGATCTACCGGCACGTCACCATCGACCTGAGCGCCTGA
- the FXYD1 gene encoding phospholemman: protein MGTWILLLFCWALLGATSAEPPKEHDPFNYDYHSLRIGGLIFAVILFLLGILIILSRRCRCKFNQQQRTGEPDEEEGTLRSSIRRLSTRMR from the exons ATGGGGACGTGGATCCTGCTGCTGTtctgctgggccctgctgggagcAACCAGTGCTG agccTCCCAAGGAGCACGACCCCTTCAACTATG actATCACTCCCTGAGAATTGGAGGCCTCATCTTCGCCGTCATCCTCTTCCTGCTGGGAATCCTCATCATCCTCA GTCGCCGCTGCCGTTGCAAATTTAACCAGCAACAAAG GACTGGTGAGCCTGATGAGGAGGAAGGGACCCTCAGAAGCTCCATTCGTC GTTTGTCCACCCGGATGAGATAG
- the LOC142003949 gene encoding leucine-rich glioma-inactivated protein 1-like isoform X1 translates to MGWGAPWAAVGKGGSWGVCAPLLLLLLLAAGGSEQRRAPRRKCPFSCSCTQDNALCDRTEGVPRGLPPDITSLSLVRSGFPELREGSFLQTPSLQLLLFTASTLGLIRDDAFLGLLHLEYLFIENNKVGSISKNALRGLKGLVHLSLAHNHLETLPRHLFRGLDALTHVDLRGNPFHCDCRVKWLVEWLAGTNSSMELGTCQGPAEHNGTRLSQLHPQDFDCITTALVLFQSLPFRALSVEPFWYRGEQHVAIAQPFAGRCSLLEWDHLDGAFRTYAAINGSSPVACKPLVVEGRLLVVLAQLAGGSHVWRREEASGQFVRLQELGPQRIRKPNALATFRVDGDWFLAVADSSKAGATTLFRWGGRGFYAHQALHPWHRDTHVEFLELAGRPSLILASSSQRPVVYQWSRADRAFLRHTDIPDMDDVYAVKHFRLRSEVCICLTRFIGDSKVMRWEGSMFRDVQHVPSRGSMVFQPLAIGNHRYAVLGNDYAYSQVYRYDTRAGLFLPLQELNTQAPRAFAHLAVRQRDFVFAASFKGDTQIYRHVTIDLSA, encoded by the exons ATGGGCTGGGGTGCACCATGGGCTGCTGTGGGCaaaggggggagctggggggtctgtgcccccctgctgctgctgctgcttctggcagctGGGGGGAGTGAGCAGCGCCGGGCCCCCAGGCGGAAATGTCCcttcagctgcagctgcacacagGACAACGCGCTGTGCGACAGGACAGAGGGGGTCCCCCGAGGACTGCCCCCCGACATCACCTCTCT GTCCCTGGTGCGATCGGGATTTCCTGAGCTGCGAGAGGGAAGTTTCCTGCAGACACCATCGCTACAGCTGCT CTTGTTCACAGCCAGCACCCTGGGGCTGATCCGGGACGACGCCTTCCTGGGGCTTCTGCACCTGGAGTATCT GTTCATCGAGAACAACAAGGTCGGCTCCATTTCCAAGAACGCACTGCGGGGCCTCAAGGGGCTCGTGCATCT GAGCCTAGCACACAACCACCTGGAGACGCTGCCACGCCACCTCTTCCGGGGCCTGGACGCCCTCACCCATGT GGACCTGCGGGGGAACCCTTTCCACTGCGACTGCCGGGTCAAGTGGCTTGTGGAGTGGCTGGCTGGCACCAACTCCAGCATGGAGCTGGGCACGTGCCAGGGCCCCGCAGAGCACAACGGCACCCGGCTCAGCCAGCTGCACCCGCAGGACTTCGACTGCATCACCACCG CGCTGGTGCTGTTCCAGTCGCTGCCCTTCCGGGCGCTCTCGGTGGAGCCATTCTGGTACCGGGGGGAGCAGCACGTGGCCATCGCGCAGCCCTTCGCCGGCCGCTGCAGCTTGCTGGAGTGGGACCACCTGGACGGGGCCTTCCGGACCTACGCCGCCATCAACG GTTCGTCGCCCGTGGCCTGCAAGCCGCTGGTGGTGGAGGGgcggctgctggtggtgctggcCCAGCTGGCCGGGGGCTCCCACGTGTGGCGCCGGGAGGAGGCCTCGGGGCAGTTCGTgcggctgcaggagctgggccccCAGCGCATCCGCAAGCCCAACGCACTGGCCACCTTCCGGGTGGACGGCGACTGGTTCCTGGCCGTGGCTGACAGCTCCAAGGCGGGAGCCACCACGCTGTTCCGCTGGGGCGGGCGCGGCTTCTAcgcccaccaggccctgcacccctggCACCGGGACACCCACGTGGAGTTCCTGGAGCTGGCCGGGCGGCCCAGCCTTAttctggccagcagctcccagcgcccCGTGGTCTACCAGTGGAGCCGGGCCGACCGCGCCTTCCTGCGCCACACGGACATCCCCGACATGGACGACGTCTACGCTGTCAAGCACTTCCGCCTGCGCAGCGAGGTCTGCATCTGCCTCACCCGCTTCATTGGCGACTCCAAG GTGATGCGCTGGGAGGGCTCCATGTTCCGGGACGTCCAGCACGTGCCATCGCGCGGCTCCATGGTTTTCCAGCCTCTGGCCATCGGGAACCACCGCTACGCCGTGCTGGGGAATGACTACGCCTACAGCCAGGTGTATCGCTACGACACCCGCGCCggcctcttcctccccctccaggaGCTGAACACCCAGGCGCCCCGCGCTTTTGCTCACCTGGCCGTGCGCCAGCGGGACTTCGTCTTCGCCGCCAGCTTCAAGGGCGACACACAGATCTACCGGCACGTCACCATCGACCTGAGCGCCTGA